A single genomic interval of Vanessa atalanta chromosome 12, ilVanAtal1.2, whole genome shotgun sequence harbors:
- the LOC125067943 gene encoding fibrillin-1-like isoform X1 — translation MGDGGVMRLLLVTLALLLGAAADPRLPQSTPRPRHWSRGARTLADRVPTQFVGPHVCRSRNSTHCCPGWTSRPNSLLCVVPICRPDCGSPGSCVAPNMCRCPGGVEAPSCGGGGFYPYPARTRGGCRRICMNGGTCTNGTCACAPGWSGEFCTEPICKEPCLHGGRCIAPDRCVCFHGLSGTRCEIDRRTGPCYTDTRGALCTGALEGVVCTKQLCCATVGVAWGHPCERCGDLDCPTGHLRNLATKECQDIDECAAVPGLCEGGRCINSIGSFSCECPPGQRRHRVTNNCEDIDECEDPDICPNGKCVNTEGDYYCLCNPHFIPSPDKKFCIDGRVGSCFTYLGETGECADRLPMPLSNRDCCCGYNMGRAWGDLCTPCPPRGSTEWTHLCGGGMIPPDWRRNDTSGIISGGGIDTAQPIAKINECMLRNGICGLGTCIDKDIGYQCQCWDGAESAEQDGNPTCIDIDECALEYCKGGTCINKPGGFECRCPPGFDPVENGLRCSDKNECEMTNGGMCTNGVCTNIGGGFECTCNPGYESTETGHACRDVDECADNPRVCRRGRCRNTPGGYECVCEPGFSRSAAGYCADVDECIDKSLCQGGRCVNGEGSFQCVCEAGYRPTPDRSACVDVDECSELKVCRNGRCHNTPGSFRCECLPGFTLSNDGRTCLDEVQDLCYEKYEEGQCTGPGTTPVTRSQCCCSSSKGLHLGWGVSCKSCPVQGTKDYEILCPEGASKDNGGADINECTMIPGICPHGTCENLEPGYKCICDPGYHPDADGICRDIDECDMHQSYCTGGQCRNSMGSFTCVCPPGTRYEPDEQICRDIDECEGEVIFIVKDYDRGDIPPMFPVATEQSNPCDNGRCINTHGSYECECEHGFVLDATAQHCLDNRRGSCWRRVVDGQCEAAAPNTLLRQECCCSVGLAWGSPCEPCEPDDCPCPKGFAKLDGATCRDVDECMLDPDLCIGGDCVNTDGSYRCDCPSGLTLDASGNRCVDTRREYCYTDYVGGRCSNPLQVTVYRAICCCSSLGKAWGDGRCEPCPKKGTDAYRNLCISDVSGPPTIWDRPVPGGPNRTDIWSHTGDGDTIGGGWDVDTGGTWGNGSLDNWGTGTGTGLIPGQMEVNECAAFPGLCGHGRCRNMLGTFTCDCFPGYEKDSKNHTCVDVNECEIVDDVCGAGECRNTEGSFTCQCRPGYITDELSKVCVDIDECTENRALCRGGRCVNTPGSFRCECAPGMELAPDRLSCKDVDECSITSGICSNGACENLMGTYQCVCDEGYAQSTVKSHCEDIDECTEDPTRCQHDCINTPGSYHCTCKDGWHLRADGRTCRDIDECSGGARVCGGGTCRNTPGSYICTCGEGLLPSPEDTKPTCLDIDECSDIPELCGAGECRNTIGSFVCRCPDGYSVKPEQGPACTDDDECELGTCDCHPSSDCINLPGSFQCRCRDGWRGDGTECEDVDECLTNNGGCHPRATCRNTDGSFMCLCDTGYKGDGYSCVDIDECANDPTLCENGHCTNIPGGYECDCDVGFTKSPDGKSCLDMDECATFDNVCVFGRCVNTYGMFKCICDKGYQSDSIDDLMPGFNCTDVDECKSPQSCQYGTCINTQGSYICRCPPNYELVSDGTACYDSRKARCYGKVDLRSGTEQCRDSDELSEDGTMAACCCSVGAAWGNYCDLCPEPGSEAYRQLCPGGPGYQPVLEPPSYVVTLADIDECQQHPALCEHGTCTNTFGSFVCTCGEGWQLTEDEQRCEDVDECARPDVCGPGVCRNMPGSYVCLCPEGYVAMPNGKECVDVRQRQCYMDWDPDTGHCSAAVGVPQTKYLCCCSVGKAWGAPCESCPDKGSQEHMALCGEKPGEYINPMTNETKPINECDIMPQLCKPGTCHDTATGFQCGCDHGYEHDNTSHLCRDIDECTLHRSPCRGLAQCVNLPGAYECKCPPGYRLTASLDECEDVDECADERLCEHGECRNTIGSYRCECKPGYTLRENACRDVDECSRPRPLCRNGTCENLPGSYVCHCDEGFKPGANNDCIDINECREGGMVCRNGRCRNTAGSFRCECAPGYTLTGDGRNCRDVDECTELPSPCGRDGSPSCTNTNGGYECSCGIGWRLVGRKCVDRDECKELQYVCAGGECHNFNGGYRCDCPLGWRFDKIAAICVDERKELCYDEWDAGRCHKARPLQLGRPDCCCSEGAAWGRYCERCPVPNSAEFLRICQGGMGRPNLTQDLDECKVRPDVCKGGHCINTDGSFRCECPPGYILDGTGLVCVDSDECATDPRICGNGTCTNTPGGYECRCNYGFTQGTEQTCVDIDECAEGRASCSFRCHNTAGSFRCTCPFGYRLAPDGVHCRDVDECAADHAVCPHACENVVGSYICKCPEGYKRTSAPHDAPDACEDIDECAERSDRCAPGVCINTDGGYACDCDAGYEPSEDGQSCIDRRTGMCHRSLVSGRCVPEPWPRSFASTPTPPTQVTKAQCCCTLGVAWGPECELCPVPGSPERLELCSRTNLIPGSMGGGGVIGGGSETMIPDIYGDVDECAAMPGLCAPGRCVNTIGSFRCVCGRGYKAAGDICADIDECISRPCDHLCKNTEGSYECLCRPGYEVDEDGANCRDIDECERGTHTCQQTCTNTDGSFECSCQDGYEKRGDACVDINECHEEGLCSTPGKCVNLLGSYRCVCPRGFRLDITGTRCLDRDECEDGRCQSPCRNYAGGYRCDCPAGTSRSSSGVCVPTDACASAPCGASPCFPLASAYRCGCPAGYGWDAGHAVCLQLAGGCATASCLFGCTPFGDSYQCGCPAGYQLVGAGHCLTALDGALPPDDIGDAPVFPVRDQYKIGGKNELISTEGCFSCKMNGRRRRAPEEGIIFANGTTLVRRRRRRSRRRRSLLEPEARLIVVTATPKQTWGRAPLLRLVPAEDDGHPHYRIAYGDTERNFVLSKRDGTWALRLRKHLKSKEILEKQLELEARFVAPPDMSRKRNKREIDENIPAPLRLYVSVRIAPPKR, via the exons GGTGATGGTGGCGTGATGAGGCTGCTGCTAGTGACACTAGCGCTGCTCCTCGGCGCCGCGGCGGACCCGCGACTCCCGCAGAGCACGCCAAGACCGCGACACTGGTCGCGAGGCGCACGTACGCTAGCCGATCGCGTACCTACACAATTTGTCGG tcCCCACGTGTGCCGGAGTCGTAACAGCACGCATTGCTGTCCCGGATGGACATCCAGACCTAATTCACTACTATGTGTCGTTC CAATTTGCCGGCCCGACTGTGGCTCGCCAGGTTCATGCGTGGCGCCAAACATGTGCCGATGTCCAGGCGGAGTAGAGGCGCCGTCGTGCGGTGGCGGCGGCTTTTATCCTTACCCTG CACGTACGCGTGGTGGGTGCAGACGGATCTGTATGAACGGCGGTACCTGCACTAATGGTACTTGTGCATGCGCGCCAGGTTGGAGCGGAGAATTTTGTACAGAAC CAATTTGTAAAGAGCCATGCTTACACGGCGGGAGATGTATAGCTCCAGATAGATGTGTGTGTTTCCATGGTTTATCCGGTACTCGGTGTGAAATCGATCGTAGAACGG GACCCTGTTATACTGACACAAGAGGCGCACTGTGTACTGGGGCGTTAGAAGGCGTAGTCTGCACGAAACAACTTTGTTGTGCCACGGTCGGTGTTGCTTGGGGACATCCTTGCGAGCGCTGCGGTGACCTAGACTGTCCAACAGGGCATTTGAGGAATTTAGCTACTAAGGAGTGTCAG GATATAGATGAATGTGCAGCTGTACCAGGGCTGTGTGAGGGGGGCCGATGTATTAATTCGATCGGTTCATTCTCTTGCGAGTGTCCCCCTGGTCAGAGGAGACATAGAGTCACGAACAACTGTGAAGACATCGATGAGTGTGAAGATCCAGATATCTGTCCG AATGGTAAATGTGTGAACACTGAAGGCGATTATTATTGTCTCTGTAACCCACATTTTATCCCCAGCCCCGACAAGAAGTTTTGtatag acgGTCGAGTTGGCAGTTGTTTCACGTACTTAGGAGAGACAGGGGAGTGTGCAGACCGACTACCGATGCCCCTTTCAAATAGAGATTGTTGTTGTGGATATAACATGGGCCGAGCTTGGGGTGATCTCTGCACGCCTTGTCCACCAAGAGGGTCCA CTGAATGGACACATCTTTGTGGTGGTGGTATGATCCCACCAGATTGGCGACGCAACGACACCAGTGGGATAATCTCAGGTGGAGGTATTGATACCGCACAACCCATCGCCAAGATTAACGAATGTATGCTGCGAAATGGCATTTGTGGTTTAGGAACATGTATCGATAAAGATATCGG ATATCAATGCCAGTGTTGGGACGGCGCTGAGTCCGCAGAACAAGATGGAAACCCAACGTGTATTGATATTGACGAGTGTGCGCTCGAGTATTGTAAGGGTGGGACGTGTATTAACAAGCCTGGTGGATTTGAATGCag ATGTCCTCCCGGTTTCGACCCTGTAGAGAACGGGCTTAGATGCAGCGACAAAAACGAATGTGAAATGACGAATGGAGGCATGTGTACAAATGGAGTATGCACCAATATCGGTGGAGG CTTTGAGTGCACATGCAACCCTGGCTACGAGTCAACGGAGACGGGTCACGCTTGTCGTGACGTGGACGAGTGTGCGGACAACCCGCGTGTGTGTCGCCGCGGGCGGTGCCGCAACACGCCTGGCGGGTATGAGTGCGTGTGCGAGCCGGGCTTCTCGCGCTCCGCTGCAGGCTACTGCGCAGACGTGGACGAGTGCATCGACAAGAGTTTGTGCCAg GGCGGACGATGCGTTAACGGCGAAGGCTCCTTCCAATGTGTCTGTGAAGCGGGTTATCGGCCCACTCCAGACCGTAGCGCGTGTGTCGACGTAGACGAGTGTTCCGAGCTAAAAGTTTGCCGAAACGGCCGGTGTCACAACACTCCGGGCTCATTCCGATGCGAGTGTCTCCCTGGATTTACTCTCAGCAATGATGGACGAACGTGTCTCG ACGAAGTTCAAGATTTGTGTTACGAAAAATACGAAGAAGGTCAATGCACGGGACCTGGTACAACGCCGGTTACCAGATCTCAGTGTTGCTGTAGTTCTAGTAAAG gTTTACATCTGGGCTGGGGTGTATCTTGTAAGTCATGCCCCGTACAGGGTACTAAAGATTACGAAATTCTTTGCCCTGAGGGTGCCAGTAAAGATAACGGGGGTGCCGACATCAATGAGTGTACCATGATTCCTGGTATCTGTCCACACGGCACGTGTGAAAATCTTGAACCCGGTTACAAATGTATCTGCGACCCTGGATATCATCCCGATGCTGATGGTATTTGTAGGGATATCGACGAATGTGATATGCATCAGTCG TATTGTACTGGTGGACAGTGCCGGAACTCAATGGGCAGCTTCACATGCGTATGCCCACCCGGCACTAGATACGAGCCCGACGAACAAATCTGCAGAGACATAGACGAATGCGAGGGTGAGGTTATTTTCATCGTCAAGGATTATGACAGGGGGGACATACCTCCCATGTTCCCAGTCGCAACAG AACAATCCAATCCCTGCGACAACGGAAGATGCATCAACACTCATGGAAGTTACGAGTGCGAATGTGAACATGGATTCGTTTTAGACGCAACCGCTCAACACTGTCTCG ATAATCGTCGCGGCTCATGCTGGCGAAGAGTTGTCGACGGGCAATGCGAAGCGGCTGCTCCTAATACGCTGCTAAGACAGGAGTGTTGTTGCAGCGTGGGACTAGCGTGGGGGTCTCCCTGCGAGCCCTGCGAACCTGATGATTGTCCTTGTCCGAAAGGATTTGCCAAG TTGGATGGTGCAACATGCCGCGATGTTGATGAGTGTATGCTGGATCCAGATCTTTGCATTGGTGGAGATTGTGTAAATACTGATGGTTCTTACCGCTGTGACTGTCCTTCTGGATTGACACTTGATGCTTCAG GTAACCGTTGCGTGGACACTCGTCGCGAGTATTGCTACACTGACTACGTCGGCGGTCGCTGCTCTAATCCACTGCAAGTTACTGTTTACCGTGCTATTTGCTGCTGCTCCTCACTTGGAAAAGCCTGGGGTGACGGACGATGTGAACCTTGCCCTAAAAAAG gcACGGACGCATATCGCAACCTTTGTATTTCTGACGTCAGTGGACCACCTACTATCTGGGACCGACCTGTCCCGGGCGGTCCGAATAGAACTGATATATGGAGCCACACAGGTGACGGTGATACGATCGGCGGTGGTTGGGACGTAGACACTGGGGGTACTTGGGGAAATGGATCTTTGGATAACTGGGGAACTGGTACTGGAACGGGATTAATTCCTGGACAAATGGAAGTAAATGAGTGTGCTGCATTCCCGGGCCTATGTGGGCATGGCAGGTGCAGAAATATGCTCGGAACATTTACTTGTGATTGTTTCCCTGGTTACGAGAAG GATTCAAAGAATCATACGTGCGTTGATGTGAATGAGTGCGAAATAGTAGACGATGTTTGTGGTGCCGGTGAATGTCGCAACACCGAGGGTAGCTTCACGTGTCAATGCCGTCCAGGGTACATAACCGACGAGTTGTCAAAGGTTTGCGTTG ATATCGACGAGTGTACAGAAAATCGCGCGTTGTGCCGTGGTGGTCGCTGTGTCAACACTCCAGGCTCATTCCGTTGCGAGTGCGCACCGGGTATGGAGCTCGCTCCCGACCGATTGTCTTGCAAGGATGTCGACGAATGCTCAATAACATCGG gaatttgcAGCAACGGTGCTTGTGAAAATTTAATGGGAACATACCAATGTGTTTGTGATGAGGGTTACGCACAATCAACTGTGAAATCCCATTGTGAAGATATTGATGAGTGTACTGAAGATCCCACTCGTTGTCAGCATGATTGCATTAATACACCGGGGTCCTACCATTGTACTTGCAA GGATGGTTGGCATCTTCGAGCAGACGGTAGAACCTGTCGCGATATCGACGAGTGCAGTGGTGGAGCGCGCGTTTGTGGTGGAGGAACTTGTCGCAATACGCCCGGTTCCTACATCTGCACCTGTGGCGAAGGGTTATTACCATCGCCGGAGGACACCAAACCCACATGCTTAGATATCGACGAGTGTTCTGAT ATACCTGAACTATGCGGTGCAGGCGAGTGTCGCAATACCATCGGTAGTTTCGTGTGCCGCTGCCCTGACGGCTACAGTGTCAAACCAGAACAAGGCCCTGCTTGTACTGATGACGATGAATGCGAGCTTGGCACCTGTGACTGTCACCCATCATCCGATTGTATTAACTTGCCA GGTTCATTTCAATGCCGTTGCCGTGACGGCTGGAGAGGGGATGGTACCGAGTGCGAGGACGTTGATGAATGTCTCACCAACAATGGTGGCTGTCATCCGCGCGCTACTTGCAGGAATACTGACGGATCGTTCATGTGTTTGTGTGACACAGGATACAAGGGTGACGG atattCCTGTGTAGATATCGATGAGTGTGCGAACGACCCAACACTTTGTGAAAACGGACATTGTACAAACATTCCGGGTGGATACGAGTGTGATTGCGACGTCGGGTTCACCAAGTCGCCTGATGGAAAATCTTGCCTTG ATATGGACGAGTGCGCGACTTTCGACAACGTGTGCGTGTTCGGTCGTTGCGTAAATACTTACGGCATGTTCAAGTGTATCTGTGACAAGGGTTACCAATCAGACAGTATTGATGAct TGATGCCTGGTTTTAACTGTACTGATGTGGATGAATGTAAATCGCCTCAGTCTTGTCAGTACGGCACATGTATAAATACGCAAGGATCCTATATTTGTCGCTGTCCACCGAACTATGAACTAGTCTCCGATGGAACTGCTTGTTACG aTTCCAGAAAAGCTCGTTGCTATGGAAAAGTAGATTTGCGCTCCGGAACTGAACAGTGTCGTGACAGTGATGAATTGTCTGAAGATGGCACCATGGCAGCATGTTGTTGTTCTGTCG GTGCTGCTTGGGGTAACTACTGCGATCTCTGTCCGGAACCAGGCTCAGAAGCTTATAGACAGCTATGTCCGGGTGGCCCCGGCTATCAACCAGTTTTAGAGCCG CCTTCATATGTAGTGACGTTGGCCGATATTGACGAGTGCCAGCAGCACCCGGCATTGTGTGAGCATGGTACTTGTACCAACACGTTCGGTTCATTCGTATGCACGTGCGGCGAGGGCTGGCAGCTGACGGAGGATGAGCAGCGCTGCGAGGACGTGGACGAGTGCGCTCGACCCGATGTATGCGGACCAGGCGTGTGCCGAAATATGCCCGGCTCCTACGTGTGCCTCTGTCCGGAGGGATACGTAGCCATGCCCAATGGCA AGGAATGCGTGGACGTTCGTCAACGACAATGTTACATGGACTGGGATCCAGATACGGGTCATTGTTCTGCCGCCGTCGGAGTTCCGCAGACTAAATATCTATGTTGTTGTTCCGTCGGCAAGGCCTGGGGAGCACCTTGTGAATCTTGTCCAGATAAGGGCTCTCAGGAGCATATGGCATTATGTGGCGAAAAACCAGGAGAGTATATTAATCCAATGACAAACGAAACGAAGCCGATTAACGAATGCGACATAATGCCACAACTTTGCAAGCCTGGAACTTGTCATGATACGGCAACTGGGTTCCAATGTGGCTGTGATCATGG ATACGAACACGATAACACTTCCCATCTATGTCGAGATATCGACGAGTGCACATTACATCGCTCGCCATGCCGAGGTTTAGCGCAGTGCGTGAACTTGCCTGGTGCATACGAGTGCAAGTGTCCGCCTGGATACCGCCTCACCGCCTCGCTGGACGAGTGCGAGGACGTGGATGAGTGCGCGGACGAGCGGCTTTGTGAACACGGCGAATGTAGAAATACAATTGGATCCTATCG ttgCGAATGTAAGCCTGGTTACACACTGCGTGAGAACGCGTGTCGAGACGTTGATGAGTGCAGTCGCCCGCGTCCTCTCTGTCGCAACGGCACTTGTGAGAACCTACCAGGTTCATACGTATGTCACTGTGACGAAGGATTTAAGCCAGGCGCCAATAATGATTGTATTG acaTCAACGAATGTCGTGAAGGTGGTATGGTGTGTCGCAACGGACGCTGTCGTAATACGGCCGGTTCGTTCCGCTGTGAGTGCGCGCCCGGATACACGTTGACAGGTGATGGACGTAACTGCCGCGATGTCGACGAGTGTACGGAATTGCCTTCGCCGTGTGGACGAGACGGATCTCCCTCTTGTACTAACACTAATGGCGG ctaTGAGTGCTCATGTGGTATCGGCTGGCGGCTGGTTGGGAGAAAGTGTGTTGATCGCGACGAATGTAAAGAGCTGCAGTACGTTTGTGCTGGTGGGGAGTGTCATAACTTCAATGGCGG atacCGCTGTGACTGTCCGCTTGGATGGCGGTTCGACAAAATAGCAGCGATTTGTGTCGATGAACGTAAAGAACTGTGCTATGACGAGTGGGATGCTGGACGATGCCACAAAGCACGTCCATTGCAGTTAGGTCGGCCTGATTGCTGTTGTTCCGAAG GAGCTGCATGGGGCCGATACTGTGAACGATGCCCAGTACCGAACTCAGCAGAATTCCTTCGCATCTGTCAAGGTGGAATGGGTCGCCCAAATTTGACACAAGATCTTGACGAGTGTAAAGTCCGTCCCGATGTATGCAAAGGTGGTCATTGTATAAACACTGATGGGTCTTTTCGATGCGAATGTCCGCCAGGATACATTCTCGATGGTACAGGACTTGTCTGTGTCGATTCAGACGAATGCGCTACTGATCCAAGGATATGTGGAAACGGGACGTGCACCAATACTCCTGGTGGATATGAATGTCGATGTAATTATGGATTTACGCAGGGTACTGAGCAG ACGTGCGTCGACATAGACGAATGCGCTGAAGGCCGGGCTTCTTGCTCGTTCCGCTGTCACAATACGGCGGGTTCGTTCCGCTGCACGTGTCCCTTTGGCTATCGGCTGGCGCCCGACGGCGTGCACTGCCGTGACGTAGACGAATGCGCCGCCGACCACGCCGTCTGCCCGCACGCCTGCGAGAATGTCGTTGGCTCTTACATATGCAAATGCCCCGAAG gATATAAAAGGACATCAGCTCCGCACGATGCTCCGGACGCGTGTGAAGATATCGATGAGTGCGCAGAGCGGTCGGATCGTTGCGCTCCTGGCGTGTGCATCAACACGGATGGCGGGTACGCGTGCGATTGTGACGCTGGCTACGAGCCCAGTGAAGATGGACAGTCTTGTATCG ATCGTCGAACCGGAATGTGCCACAGATCTTTGGTATCAGGTCGCTGCGTACCTGAGCCTTGGCCACGGTCTTTTGCTTCCACACCAACACCACCAACACAGGTTACCAA AGCGCAATGTTGCTGTACTCTTGGAGTGGCTTGGGGACCAGAATGCGAGCTATGTCCTGTTCCTGGTAGTCCAGAACGGTTGGAACTCTGTTCGCGAACTAATCTAATACCGGGcagtatgggcggtggtggagTTATTGGAGGGGGAAGTGAAACAATGATACCAGATATTTACGGCGATGTTGATGAATGTGCGGCCATGCCGGGTCTGTGTGCTCCGGGACGGTGTGTCAACACTATAGGAAG CTTCCGTTGTGTTTGTGGACGTGGTTACAAAGCAGCTGGTGACATTTGCGCTGACATCGACGAGTGTATATCACGACCCTGCGATCATCTTTGTAAGAATACTGAAGGTTCATACGAGTGTCTCTGCAGACCTGGCTATGAAGTGGACGAGGATGGTGCCAATTGTAGGGATATAGACGAATGTGAACGAGGAACACACACTTGCCAGCAAACTTGTACCAATACGGATGGATCCTTCGAATGCTCTTGCCAAGACGGTTACGAGAAACGCGGCGATGCTTGTGTGG atattaaCGAATGTCACGAAGAAGGGTTATGCTCCACTCCTGGTAAATGTGTGAACCTATTGGGTTCGTATCGTTGCGTTTGCCCGCGAGGCTTTCGACTTGACATCACGGGCACCAGGTGCCTCGACCGGGATGAGTGTGAGGACGGTCGCTGTCAGTCTCCATGTAGAAACTACGCGGGCGGATACCGGTGTGATTGTCCAGCAG GTACGTCTCGTTCGTCGAGCGGAGTGTGTGTGCCGACGGACGCGTGCGCGAGCGCGCCGTGCGGCGCCTCGCCGTGTTTCCCTCTCGCCTCCGCTTACCGTTGCGGATGTCCTGCCGGGTACGGATGGGATGCGGGACACGCGGTCTGCTTGCAG TTGGCTGGTGGTTGTGCAACGGCGAGTTGCTTATTTGGATGTACACCATTCGGAGACTCCTATCAGTGCGGGTGCCCTGCAGGCTATCAGCTGGTAGGAGCTGGACACTGTCTCACTGCTCTGGACGGAGCACTACCTCCTGATGATATTGGAGATGCTCCGGTCTTCCCGGTACGAGATCAGTACAAAATTGGTGGAAAGAATGAGCTTATATCGACAGAAGGATGCTTCAGCTGcaag ATGAATGGACGCAGACGTAGGGCTCCAGAAGAAGGTATAATTTTCGCAAATGGAACTACTCTTGTGAGACGACGCAGAAGACGAAGCAGAC GTCGACGTTCTCTTTTAGAGCCAGAAGCCAGACTGATCGTTGTAACTGCCACTCCAAAACAAACATGGGGAAGAGCGCCTTTACTCCGACTAGTACCAGCTGAAGATGATGGCCACCCTCATTATCGTATCGCTTACGGTGATACTGAAAGAAACTTCGTTCTATCAAAACGAGATGGCACATGGGCTTTACGCCTTAGGAAACATTTGAAATCAAAGGAGATTCTTGAGAAGCAATTAGAATTAGAGGCTAGGTTCGTAGCACCTCCAGACATGAGTAGAAAGAGAAATAAACGAGAGATCGACGAGAACATACCAGCTCCATTACGACTATACGTATCGGTTCGTATCGCGCCACCGAAGCGCTGA